The following are encoded in a window of Qipengyuania soli genomic DNA:
- the rplQ gene encoding 50S ribosomal protein L17, translated as MRHKLSGRKLQRKTGHRNAMFRNMAAALIKHEQIMTTAPKAKELRPYVEKLITLAKRGGLSNRRLAQGRLQDETQLKKLFDVLAERYSDRDGGYTRIIKAGIRAGDAAPMAVIELVDRDVDAKGQDSGPVMNEEEFEDA; from the coding sequence ATGCGTCACAAACTTTCCGGCCGCAAGCTGCAGCGCAAGACCGGCCACCGCAACGCCATGTTCCGCAACATGGCTGCCGCGCTGATCAAGCACGAGCAGATCATGACCACCGCCCCCAAGGCGAAGGAACTGCGTCCCTACGTCGAAAAGCTGATCACGCTGGCAAAGCGTGGCGGTCTTTCGAACCGTCGCCTCGCGCAGGGCCGCCTGCAGGACGAAACACAGCTCAAGAAGCTGTTCGACGTCCTGGCCGAGCGTTATTCGGACCGTGACGGCGGCTACACCCGCATCATCAAGGCCGGCATCCGCGCTGGCGACGCCGCTCCGATGGCCGTCATCGAGCTCGTCGATCGCGACGTCGATGCCAAGGGCCAGGATTCGGGTCCGGTGATGAACGAGGAAGAGTTCGAAGACGCCTGA
- a CDS encoding DNA-directed RNA polymerase subunit alpha, protein MSVNIKNWQELKKPNSLDIKDSGDKARKATFVAEPLERGFGLTLGNALRRVLLSSLQGAAITSIKIEGVLHEFSSLAGVREDVTDIVLNVKQIALKMEGEGMKRLQLSATGPAEVKAGDIAVSGDIEVMNKDLVICHLDEGATLNMELTADTGKGYRPAVMNRPVDAPIGLIPVDSLYSPVRQVSYKVENARVGQELDYDKLSLTVETDGTVAPEDAVAYAARILQDQLTLFVHFEDGIPQAPSAMIGQAAEPQESDTNQLNRYLLKKVDELELSVRSANCLKNDNIIYIGDLVQKTEAEMLRTPNFGRKSLNEIKEVLSSMGLRLGMDIPGWPPENIEEMAKKLEQELLG, encoded by the coding sequence ATGTCCGTCAACATCAAGAACTGGCAGGAACTCAAGAAACCCAATAGCCTTGATATCAAGGATTCCGGCGACAAGGCCCGCAAGGCTACCTTCGTTGCTGAACCGCTCGAGCGTGGCTTTGGCCTGACGCTCGGCAATGCCCTGCGCCGCGTGCTCCTGAGCTCGCTCCAGGGTGCCGCGATCACCTCGATCAAGATCGAAGGCGTGCTGCACGAATTCTCGTCGCTCGCCGGTGTCCGCGAAGACGTCACCGACATCGTCCTTAACGTGAAGCAGATCGCGCTGAAGATGGAAGGCGAAGGCATGAAGCGCCTGCAGCTTTCCGCCACCGGCCCTGCCGAAGTGAAGGCCGGCGACATCGCCGTCTCGGGCGATATCGAGGTGATGAACAAGGATCTCGTGATCTGCCACCTCGACGAAGGTGCGACGCTCAACATGGAGCTGACCGCCGACACCGGTAAGGGCTATCGCCCGGCCGTGATGAACCGTCCGGTGGACGCTCCGATCGGCCTGATCCCGGTCGACTCGCTCTACTCGCCGGTTCGCCAGGTGAGCTACAAGGTCGAGAACGCCCGCGTTGGCCAGGAACTGGACTACGACAAGCTCTCGCTGACCGTCGAAACCGACGGCACCGTGGCTCCGGAAGATGCCGTGGCCTATGCCGCGCGTATCCTCCAGGACCAGCTGACGCTGTTCGTCCACTTCGAGGACGGCATCCCGCAGGCACCTTCGGCCATGATCGGCCAGGCTGCGGAGCCGCAGGAAAGCGACACCAACCAGCTCAACCGTTACCTTCTCAAGAAGGTCGACGAGCTGGAACTGTCGGTGCGTTCGGCCAACTGCCTCAAGAACGACAACATCATCTACATCGGCGACCTGGTCCAGAAGACCGAGGCCGAGATGCTCCGCACGCCGAACTTCGGCCGCAAGTCGCTCAACGAGATCAAGGAAGTCCTGAGCTCGATGGGCCTGCGCCTCGGCATGGACATCCCCGGCTGGCCGCCCGAGAACATCGAGGAAATGGCCAAGAAGCTCGAACAGGAGCTGCTGGGCTAA